AACTCCTTTCATGGTGTAgcctggtttggaaaagtcaaggttttaaaaccgccaaaattcgtcagaattattagcccacacccccattgaatttttttttcttttttaaatatttggcaaattgtttttaacagagcaaggaaattttcacggtttgtatgataatatttttatttcttctggagaaagtctttttttttttttttcggctagaaaaacaccattttaaggacagaattattagccccttctgaattctgtcttcaactggatgcaagtgttttttttttttgttgtttttttttttacattttaagacactatctccagcagaaaaaatatctaaAGATATCATTTCAAATCGTAAagcaatctgtttttgaaactaatgaaaacaacagatgtcaatgattcatttgaatgatttagcctgacgattactgctccaaaatataataaataaatatttctcaaaagaaaatattttgtgcttaaagggaaaaaaagtgtttgttttatacctagacatttaaaagaatatattttagagcagtaatcacaatactgtgaaagcatgatattttattcaaggttatcatacgtcagaatcttatactggcccatgcctaatgctgcttgatgttgcaaagtcatattttattattttattatttttctttgtatgaataaacatgaatacacttgtttgtagagcaagtagtgtgACCGTTTTCTACCgttattcctggtcatttctccaataggcaactgaAGCACTAAAACAATAGCATGTGAGATCAGGGGCTGTTTCATGAAAGTGGTTTAGAAAAGTGGAGATTAAAGTTGAAAACCTGGCTTCAGTGAGCCGAACTAATCGTCCACACTTAAGTTGGTTCCATAACAGAAATTCGAAGATCATTTGATGTAACTAATCTGAGTTCAGTCAAAATAATCCAGATAACTTGCTTGTGCACGTTACTGTCATGAAACCCTGAAGGTTGAGCACAGATGCATTgattatgttgtgtgctaccatggcaactACTTACTGTTATAGAACCAATTTAAGCCCCTAAGGGTTATAAAATAATCCTGGGTTTTCATTAACCGACGTTTCACATTGGCAAACCCtgggttaacattattatttgtatatttaagatgccactgtccctgattggacaaacagcaggTAACCTTTTgagatggcatttctgcatcttggcaggtatataaaatgtcacgacgtaggtcttcagctaagcttctttggcttagtctctttattcatcaagggtcgccacagctgaatgaactaccaacttatccagcatatgttttaaaccagCTTCAACTCAGTACTAGGAAATATTTGCATAAGTtatatacaataatgcaaactcacaaATAGAAGAGTAAATTATGCGTACTTGCTATGAACATGCAGGGTTTGCTCCAATCAAGTTTTCCAAgcaagttaaaaatgtttaaatcatgtGGAAGATACACATGAGGGAACTCAACACGAGTAATCCTGAGCGAGTgcatttgatcatttgcatttaaagccacaggcgcaaaaagagcttggttttccTCCAGACCACCAAAATTAAATATTCTCAAAggaatatgatctgattttgagccaaaacctcagacacattctgggaacaccaaagacttattttcaaaaaaataaaaaataataatattaataagtttttctttaaaaaaaaataataataataataataaaggtttatAATAGGAACCCTTTAAAGATATTTATgaaacagaaatgaaaatagcctcaccatttactgTACCTCTTGTGGTTTTTAACCTTTATGGGGTTTGttgattctgttgaacacaaaagaagatattgtgaaaacAAATGTTAGCTTTctttgtgttccagaagaaaGGAATTGTTTAAAAGCTAATGAGAGAGTAAATGGTATGGTCATTTATATTTGTGggtgaaacatccatttcatgcttATCGCTTTGAGTCTTCATACTAAATttaacttcttcttttttttaagacCTGATGTTGCTGAAAGAAAAGACTCATCAACAGAATGAAATGGAAGAGAAACAGCAAGACATGACGACTGATGAAAAACCTACACTGACGAAAAAGACTTTGTCACgtggaagacctcggaaatccaaacctaggtgtaatttcagctgtaaacaatgtggaaaaagtttcAGTCAGAAGCCAAAGCTTGATGTTCACATAAGAGATCACACTAGGGAGAAAGCTTATACTtgcaaacagtgtggaaagagcttctaTAATACAAGAAACCtaacagtgcacatgagaattcacactggagaaaggccgtacacatgccaacagtgtgggaaAAGCTTCCATAAAACAGGAAACTTAACAGTGCActtgagaattcacactggagagaggccatacacatgccaacagtgtgggaaAAGCTTTCAAACTACAGGAAACTtaacagtgcacatgagaattcacactggggagaagccttactcttgccctcagtgtggaaaaaGTTATAGTCAAAATAGCAACCTTGAagtccacatgagaactcacaatgGAGGAAGAACTTTTGTTTGCACACAGTGTGGTAAAagatttgttaaaaaacaaaatcttgacctccacatgaggattcacactggagagaaaccttacacatgcacagagtgtggtaaaagtttcccatataaaagcacactcaaacaccacatgatagttcacaccggagagaagccgtttgcatgtgcgcagtgtggaaagagcttcacatgTAATGCTAACCTCAGgaaccacatgaatggtcacactggaaccatagtgttcacatgtgatctgtgtggaaagagtctcacacaCAAATACTCCATAAAGAACCACATGAAGACTCACTCAGGAGAGCGTTTTATATGCATtgagtgtggaaagggctttaaacataaaagaagcctcAGCAATCACATggagcttcacaatggagagcagagTCCTCAAAATTAaggccttgtccacacaaacatGAGTATATGCATAACAGCAGCCTTTTCATGTAGTTTGGCTGTTAATTGACgtgaggtttatttataaactactttcgagaggatcacatgcttatgattgtccacggCTGGTTCCACATTAAccaacacatgattcaccaatcagacgattcctaactcactataaataaccagagtttctaaCCTTAGTTATCTTTATCTTGAGGAATTCCcctcccacccctactcctcctcctttctagAATGGGCAACACAGCAGCCCAGTGATTAgtattgttgcctcacagaaagattGTCACAGCAAGAAGAGCCCTCATTGAACTGGTTGATATTTGTGGAGAGTTTGCttattctccccatgctcacatgggttttccTCAGTTTCCTTCCACAGCCCAAAAACACGTAacctaagtaaactgaacattctAAATTGGCACCGTAGTCAAGCTCTTAGAAGCCATATATCTCCCTTTAGCCATCTGGATATCTGTCATTAGAACAGAAACAAGTCgggggagttcatcaagatctacctgagctcataCTCCTCTCTCACCCTGCTTACGAGAGGTAGCCCGGGGCTGGAGGATGATTGTTACGGTCCGTGGGAGTTTGTATTTTTGTGCCTTCTCCCTCTCTGTTTTGCTTATCTCCCTTCGCTCTCTTCGCATCTCCTCGACTGTCATTCGCTCTTTGTCTCGCCCTATCACCTTTTGTTCCGCTACTTTTTCTCTACTAGGTACCTGCTGATTGGATCCCGAGCCTGTCACTCCTCATTAGGGCGTTTCCTCGTGGACCAATTGGATTTCGTTCCACGGACTTTAAATTCGACCGGCCCGCCTTGTTTTTCAGAgtgctatgtgtgtgcgtgttggttTGTGTTCGCTTGCTGCTATTCATAATGTATGCTTTGTTCTGTGTTTCTGAATAACTACATCGATGTAAATTAAGTCATGGTTAAATagtttatcattcttttttgggGAAAAGGGAATAGTTTACTAAGCCACTTCACATACATTTTGCCCGTAGGTAACTTCaatgttcagaaacactaggtaagtgggtgagcgccacattttgtatttttgcttattatttcagGGAGTTTAGGTGTTGCTTCGCAAACGCTGAAGATTTTGGTTTCTTTTTCACAATTTGATTTTTATTAGTAAGTTTAGAGAGGGATCTTGTGTTCTAGTTTAGGtggcttttggttttgtttagttctttgctttggcgccactctagttcctttttcccctaaaacttttgattgtatttcttcttcttttcttcttcttcttcttattattatatatacattgtacAAAGCGCACACATGTAAGCCTCTCTTTTGTTGGCTTCATTTTTCTTCTCCTCataaaaggaataaatgaattgaatgtaAATTTTGGTGTCCTGGtgtattttccatccatctactcagtaataatttaatattataagtgTTACGTTTATTTTCCCCAGACAACTTAATTAAACCGTAACATTTAATGATTTCTCAAATTTCATCATATACTTGCTTTAAAATCCtagataaaatatctttaaaagcaatataaaattcacttcccaacccatctattcctggacttttctttttgttcaatccactaattgctctttttatttcttcttctctTATCTCCTCGTCACATtctcttttttccccttcttctactcttgattttattagatttagtaattcccctttttctttttcttttattccctCTGTGCAAAACAATTTCTCATAATATGATCTTATTTCTTCCAAAATCTCCTCATGTTGTTCTACTATGTTCCCATTTCTGCTCCTTATTTCTCTAATCATTTCTGACTTCCCTCTTCTCTTCTCTAGATCAAAGAAAAATTTAGTGCACTTTTCCCCCTCCACTGTAAATTTTGCTTTGCTTCTTAATCTTGCACCTTCAAATTTCTCCTCCTCCATTTCATTTAATCTTCCTTGCAGTTCTTTtatcttttgtatattttttccattctCATTTTTCAATTCGTTTTCTAGTTTTTCTTTCAGCTCCTTTtccttatattttttacaattttgtaattGTCTACAATATTTTATCGTAAACTTTTTAACTAAATACTTCACGTTCTCCCACCACATTCTTTTGTCCTCATTATAGATTTCATTCCCTTTTTCCTTTTGAATAATTTCCTTTACACTTAAAACATAGTCTTCATTCTTTAAAACCGCTGTGTTTAAAACCCATACCCCCGGCCCTCTTTTCACATTACTCCAGTCTAGATTCATAAAAAGTGGCTTATGGTCACTCAGACTTGCTTCTTCATATTTGGTCTTGCTTATAAACCCTTCAACATTTcttgtgcataaaataaaatcaattcttgTTTGACAACAAAAATTCCCCACTAACTGTCTTCTTGAGTACTCTTTTGTCTGTTCATTCCTTTCTCTCCACACATCAATTAAATTCATTTCCTCCATCAATATTTTCAGTTCTTTTCTCCCCTTTTCCGTTTTAAAAACCATTCCCTCAGCCATTTCTAATTTactaaaaacagtgttaaaatcaCCCATGATAATAACtctttcatgtttctttaaataatCTCTAAGTACATTAAAATACTCGTTCTTTTTGCACTCCTTTGTTGGGGCATGAACGTTCACcataattacttttttcttttcatactTTATTTCACATACCATACACTTCCCCTCTTTGTCactatatattgttttacataaaacccactgttttcttttattaaaattgcAACTCCTCTCCCTTGCCTCCCATCCCCATTATTGTATAAAATCTCCCCACTCCACCTTTTTCTTATTTCCTTCATGCATTCTTACCTCTAGTTTGTCTCTTGTAATAAAATCAAATCTTCgggatttgaattcagagatattattagcagagcggAGTGAGCGTGGTAGAGAGTTCTAGAGTTTGGGTGCAATCGGTCTTTGTCAGTCACGTGCGTTTGTTGTGTGTGACGTCACACATGCGCCATTTTGGTGGTATCGTTTCTATGAACAACACAACAACTCTCGAGAGACAAAACAGCGCCGTACAAGTTTTGTATACATCTGGATAGAAAAACACACGAAAACGGAGAGGACGTTGTACCGCAACAAACTTAACCAAAATGCCAAAGATCGCTATTTTGAAAAACTGTCCTTTATTCAGGACATCGATCCATACGAAATTACTTCAAAACAATGGAGTGCCGACCCCTCTTTCCTTCCTCCTACTTCCTACCTGGACATCGTAAACTACCTTGTTTATGGTGTAAGTGCATACACAAGTGAACAGTTTAGAAACTACAAATCTTTAGAAGCCCATGGACACTTCACAAACGGCTGGGTACAGGATTTGTACTCATTTCTACAGACAGACTGTGACAACTCAGTTGTAACAGCAAAGGTAAGctgataatattgtaaataataataatataaatgacaaAATGTCATGGTATTTGTccagaatatttaaataaatgttgttttgattaCATTTATCGCTCATATTTGTAAAATTACCTTCGACAGAAGCATCTGTGTAAtgatttgtaaatataaatattagattGTTGTTATATATTAGAACATTGCAATACATAATTAGAATGTATTACTGTTTAATAGTGTTCCAATAATTTTCCAATATACATTGCTTTAGTTTGAACACTATCATTGAGtaataaaatctaaatgtgtATTGCAGTTTTCTAATATCTAAATACaatgtaatatttacatttgcaaaTCATTACACAGATGCTTGTGTCGAAAGTATTTATACAAATATGAGCAATAAATGTAATCAaagcaaaacagaacaaaaaagtaacttaacattgtgttttattagtcaaatacattacagatttcaTTGTTAAAAAGTGTATTGAATCCAACATTAATATGTTTACTCTTGTATTATATACAGGTCTTGCACTCACAGCGTTTAAATGACACGCCACTCAAGCCTTGGGCCATCATCAATTTAACAGGTGCTGTATCCTGTTGTCACTGCACATGCATGGCAGGAATAGCAGAAACATGCACACATGTGGCAGCTCTACTTTTTAAGTTGAAGGCAGTAGTACGATGTAGGGAGACAACCACTGTGACTGGCCAGCCTGCATACTGGATGATACCTACGAACATCACAAAAGTGGGAGCGGAGGCAGGACACAGAATAGACTTTACTTCAGCAAAGGCAAAAAGAAAGTCTTTAAACAGCCTTTTGAATGGTGAAGTTACAAGTGTGCCAGTATTACGGACTTCAGAGAACAAGTGTATGTTTGCCATTGCAACACAGGAACAGTGGGACTCCCTCCTCGCGCAGATAGAAAAAGCATGTCCTAAAGCTGCTTTTCTGTCCACCATGCCTTTTTCTTGTTAGGCATTTGTGGACCCTGTACAGCCGTTCTCAGCACTTGAGTCTCTGCACAGTCTGCGGGATAAAAAATGGACGGCAGTGAACTGTCCGTTTTGCGCCAGCACTGCAAAACCTTAACCTGCAAGGCTGATGTTTCATCTGAGCAGGCACACAGCATCGAAGGACAGACAAGAAAGCAGCACAGATGTGCAAGTTGGTGTCACTTTCGTGCTGGGAGAATTACTGCATCTAATATGCATGCTGTCTTTGTGTCTGACTTAAACAATCCTGCACTATCAACAGTTAGGGCAGTGTGTTACCCCAATACTACTGCAAACAAGTTTCCTGCTACTGCTTGGGGAAGGAATAATGAGGAAAATGGGTGAAAACAGTATAAACTGTGCAATGCCAAACATCATACTTAC
The Danio rerio strain Tuebingen ecotype United States chromosome 4, GRCz12tu, whole genome shotgun sequence genome window above contains:
- the LOC103911588 gene encoding uncharacterized protein, with the translated sequence MAFIKEESEDVKIEETFTVKQEDLQEQTDLMLLKEKTHQQNEMEEKQQDMTTDEKPTLTKKTLSRGRPRKSKPRCNFSCKQCGKSFSQKPKLDVHIRDHTREKAYTCKQCGKSFYNTRNLTVHMRIHTGERPYTCQQCGKSFHKTGNLTVHLRIHTGERPYTCQQCGKSFQTTGNLTVHMRIHTGEKPYSCPQCGKSYSQNSNLEVHMRTHNGGRTFVCTQCGKRFVKKQNLDLHMRIHTGEKPYTCTECGKSFPYKSTLKHHMIVHTGEKPFACAQCGKSFTCNANLRNHMNGHTGTIVFTCDLCGKSLTHKYSIKNHMKTHSGERFICIECGKGFKHKRSLSNHMELHNGEQSPQN